One Papaver somniferum cultivar HN1 chromosome 10, ASM357369v1, whole genome shotgun sequence genomic window carries:
- the LOC113315394 gene encoding uncharacterized protein LOC113315394: protein MKTRLTRWKGKFVNQVGRSVLISSVLNTMPSNHMGIFKIPDATIKEVNNVQLQFWWNKYDGKGLELIGWPNVCKHKHEGGMGFKDLKCLALLVKAAWRLIQHEKQLWAKSMKEKYFPNTSALHAKKKKNSTWAWQSIHSSMDFLRQFSFRVVGDGSRVCTWLDNWIPGRQSPPIPAADIQIVEQYNHVSELIDQKTKT, encoded by the coding sequence ATGAAGACAAGGCTTACTAGGTGGAAAGGGAAATTTGTTAATCAAGTGGGTAGATCTGTCCTTATATCCTCGGTGTTAAACACCATGCCGTCAAACCATATGGGGATCTTCAAGATACCAGATGCTACAATTAAAGAAGTGAACAACGTGCAACTGCAGTTCTGGTGGAATAAATATGATGGTAAGGGTTTAGAACTAATTGGATGGCCTAATGTCTGCAAACATAAACATGAAGGTGGTATGGGATTTAAAGATTTAAAGTGTTTAGCATTATTGGTAAAGGCGGCCTGGAGATTAATCCAACATGAGAAGCAGCTATGGGCAAAATCTATGAAGGAGAAATACTTTCCTAATACATCAGCTTTACAtgctaagaaaaagaaaaacagtacGTGGGCTTGGCAGAGTATTCACAGCAGCATGGATTTTTTGAGACAATTCAGTTTCCGGGTTGTTGGAGATGGCAGTAGAGTATGCACTTGGTTGGATAACTGGATACCAGGAAGACAATCACCACCAATACCAGCAGCAGATATTCAAATTGTGGAGCAGTACAACCATGTTAGCGAACTGATTGATCAGAAAACTAAAACTTGA